The Ciconia boyciana chromosome 26, ASM3463844v1, whole genome shotgun sequence nucleotide sequence TGCGGGACGGTGTCGGCGGAAGGTGTGGTGCACGCGGCAGCACCAAGCCGCATCCTTGCAGACGTGGCCACAGCCAtcagggggtggggggcgagTCCCAGCCGGAATCGGCGTGTGCTGTGGCCCCCTTCCCCACGGGGCGGCTCTCATGGCAGGCGGGTGGCGGTGCGGAGGGGCCGGGCGGTCCCGCAGTGGTTCCCTGCCGGCTCTCGCGAGGGGCAGCAGGTTGGGGGTCCCCACTCGGTGGAGCCACGCTGGCCGGGCCCCCGCCGGCGCCGGGAGCTAGGAGGCCAGCAGCGTCATGAGGAAGAGCGCGGCGGCCACGGCCAGGGGCAAGTGTTCCCGCTTGGGGCTAGTGCCGCTGATGCTCTTCTCCAGCTTGGGCATCTCCGGGTTGAAGTTTTCTGTGGGGAAGCGTGAGAGGGTGAGGGTGGCACCGGGGCGGCCCCGAACCCCCACCCGacggctggggctgccccgtgggcggcggcgggagggacacggtgctgcggggctgggggctctgcccGACTCACCCAGGTCCTCGATCTTCACCTCGGGCCGCAGGGTGAACTGCGGCAGGGTGGGCGCCAGCTTCTCCCCGGAGTGCGACGCTGCAAAGGGAGAGAGCGGACGGGGGGGGGGTCACGCTCCCTTGCCGCCCTgcgccgcagcccccccgccccacccggGAGGGACGGGGGACCCGCCGGCAGGCCATGCCACCCCCCACtcgcccgcagcccccggggcggggACAGGGGGTACCTACTGGAGGCGCAGCACACGAACACCTTCATTTTCAGGCAGGCCCGGCGGTGGTTGTGCGTCGGCGTGGCTGCAAGGGAAGAGCGGGCTGGGGTGACTCTGGAGCGGGTgaccccagccccgggcacccGGAGGCTCGGTGAGCTGCTTCCCGCTGCGTCTGGGCACGTTGGGGTCTGGCCCTGCCTGGGGGTGCAGCAGTACCCCCATCCTGCACCCTGAAGCTGAACCTGCATCAGCACCCTGCATCCCCGTCCCGCGTCAGCACCCAAGTCCTGTATCAACACCCTGAAGCTGAACCTGCACCAgcaccccccccagcaccccaatcCTGCATCAGCAccccctgcatccccatccTGCACCAGCACCGCCTCCCAATCCCCATCCCGCTCCCCTGCGCCCCCATCTTTCCCCACACCCCCATCTCACCCTCGCATCACAACCCCCCCTGCGCCCCCaaccctccccacaccccccttccaccccacacccccatcCCTGCAGTCAGGGTGCCCactcctgggggggggggtgtgtgcaGCCACCCGGCtaggggggtgcagggggaccaGCCGGGGTGGGACGCAGGGGACCCAGCCAGGAATGGGGGGATCCCACCCCGGCGCCCCACATACAGATGTAGTAGTACTCCTGCCCCGCGCGGAACTCGTAGCCCAGCGAGAAGGCGCTGTAGCGCTGGAACTTCTCCGAGAACTTgatggggctgtggggtgcgTGGGGCCGGTTGCACTCCCAGCGCTTGAAGCCCTGGCTGGTGTTGCAGGTGCGGTAGCCCTCCGCGTTCACCATGTAGAGCACGTACTGCTCCAGCCGGTGCTCGGGCACCGAAGCGTTGTAGTGCGGGCAGTAGATGTCCAGGTAGTCGTTGACGTTCACCTGCACTGTGTAGCCCTCCCGCCGCAGGCTgcaagggaagggggggacgggggggtcaGGGACACCCCCTGCGCCTTCCCAAATGTGGGCCCCTCCTCGAAAGGGACCTGGAGGCTGGAGAACGGGCAGATCCCAGAGCACGGATCCCGGGAGGCAGTGGTATTCCCCTGCTCGACCTCTATCTGGAGCCCCCCAACACACTGGGACCCCTGCACAACCTCAGCCCCTCGGACCTGCAGCACGGCATCACCGTCTCGGGGGGCGCGGACCAGCCAGGGGCGGGAGGGACGCTGCTGGGGACGGATGCTACGGGTGCCAAGCCACGTGCACGGGTGGGACGCCTGCGAGACCACGGGTGCGTGAGACGGCGCTGCTGGGTCCTGCCGGGAACGTGCCGGCAGCCTCGAGGAGCAGACAGACACAACAGGACAGACGGACCCAGCCACGGGGCTGACGGGCACCAGGGTCCCAAAGGCACCGGGGACCCTGCGGGACGCAGCCCCTGGTCCTCGCCGCGCAGCCCTGGGTATGCAGGAGGGGCACGGGGCCCCGGCGCTCCCCAGCTCCGGCAGCCCGCAGCCGACCCACCGCGCTGCCCACCatggccccagccctgccacgtGCCGCGGCTCAGAGAGAGGATTTCTCACCCTGCTCTGGCTAATCCCGTTAGTTCGTTAATGCCGTAAAGGGTGGCCCTGGGGGAGCCTCATTTACATTGATTAGGAGCAGCAATCCCCTCAGATCCACTCAGGAGAGGCTCCGCTGGCTCCTAATCCGCGCCCGATGGAAATCCCGGCCACGGTAATCCTCGCCGCCGTGCTGACCCACTGCTCCTGCCAATTAATTACAAGCCGGCGCTGCGAGGCGCTGGCCCTGCACCGAGCTGCCGCGGCAGCGCCAGACCCCAACCGGACCTCGCTCCGCTGCCTGGCTTAGCGGCGGCAGTGCCCGTCTGCACTGCGCTGGTGTggcccctgcaccccactgcGCGGGGGGGTCCCCTCGCCAGGCTCCCCCAGGACGTGGACCCCCCAGCATCCTGGCACGTGTGGCCGGGCTCCCCCGCGGTGCATCGCTCTGGCTCGGGGCCGCTTTTCCCGCCTGTCAGGGCAAACCCGGGTCCACGAGCCCCTGACCCAGCACTCGGGGTCCCCTCGCCCCACGGCAGGTCTCGCCACCCCCCACCGGGGCCCTGCCCGCAGGGGAGCCGGCTTCCCGGGTCTccccggcagggctgggcaggcagcgggcagggctgcgcGTGCAGACGCCCCACCCTGCCCGATGGCCCCTGGCGCTGTTTGGGGAGCCCCGGCACCCTGCCAGGGCCCGTGGCACCTCGGCACACAGCGCCCCAGAAGCCGTGTGCTGGAGAGAGAACCAAAGGGGGACCTGGCCTCTGCCAGCAAAGGGGGACCCAAGCAGTGCCACCTCCCCGCCCGGGGCTGCCACTGGCacggggggccgtggggggccGACAGCAGACCCAGTCACCCATGGGGCAGGGAGCGCAGCCCCACGCGGCACCTCCCTTGCCGTGCAGCCGCTattccccagcccagcccggcacCCGCCGGCCACTGGGCAACTCCTCCACCAGCAAGGTGCTGAGGCAGCCACCCTTGCTCCGCAGGGCGCCGGGACCTTTCATCTTCCCCTTTTGATGTGGtgggaaaggggggagaaaaaggattGTTATTAAAGAAATGGCCCCGAGGAGAAAATCGCAATTAACTCCATGTGGGACGCGCGGCCAGGACGCCAGCACACTCCGAGCCGGCTGCCCCACACCGGGGTGGGTGCCGGCAGCCGGTGCTTACTGTGGCCGGGCTGTGGCCACGCTGGGGAAGCGAAGGGCCGGAGGAAGCACAGCCCCCAGCATCGGCCCCGGGGTCTCTGCGCCCCACGGGAGCGACACCCGGCTCATCTCCCACTGTACCAGGGGAAACCCTgtcctgggtgctggggagctgtaaccccccctctcccctgcgGCACCCAGCGCTGAGGCACACCCCTGCCCCGGGGACCCCGCTCCGGGGCTCATTAGGAAGAGTGGCTCCTGGTAAACAGCCTCACTAACGAGCGCTGCCCCATGCGGCACTGAGGTCTCCCCTGGACTGGGGCACACCAGCACTGCAATGGGGAGACACTGGGGCCCTCAGACAGCGTGGTGGGGTGCCGGCAGCCGGCTCCCCATGGTGGTGAGCCCCACAGACATCGCTGCTCATCGTatgctgggagctggcaggcaTCAGAGCATCGTCCTCAGCTgcgaggggctggagcacagcccCAAATGGGCAGAGCCACGGGGCCACCACGGCCCGGGGCACGTCCATGGGACTCCGGCAGCAGCTTCGGCCACGACGCTGCGTCCCCGTCACGCTCGGCTCCTGCACCGTGACCGCCAGCCTCACGGGCGCAGAGCAATACCGCACGCAGCTGGATGCCCCCGAATCCCAGCATCCCCAATGCCATCGCTGGAGCACCCTGAGCTCTGCCTGCGGCACTGTCCggcagcacagggcaggcagagctgcgTGCCCGGCCCaaccccagcagcaggcagggagcccaCGGGCCCTCTTTTCGGGCAGGAGGATGGGAACAGACACCCAGAGTGAGGGTCTGAGCCTCCTTTCTCACCAACACCCGCCCCAGAGCGATATGGGCTGCTcggtccctgccagcccctgcggCTGTCGGGAAGCCCCAGCACCAGGCGACCGGGGTCAGGACGGACACCCCGGCCTCCCAGGCTCTAGCAGCCGCGGTGTGGCCGGTGGGGCGTGGCGGGCTCTGGCAGTGCCCGAAGGGTTAAGCGCAGGAGCAGAACGGGCGGCATCACTTCTGCACGACTGCATTTTTAGAGCAGGGTTTTGCAAGACAGTGTTACCTTCCAGCAGCCTGTCGGTGCTGGGCAGATGGATGTCCCCTGGCAGAACCGTCCCGAGTGCAGCCTGGGCTCGGCGCCCACCGGCCCCGCACCGGCGGGACTCCGGCTACCTGGCAAGCCGCAGCCACTGGTGAGCTGGGCGGCCGCTCCGCTCCCATCTGCTGTGATAAATCTGGGCTGAACGCCGCACGCTCGCTCATGCACTGCTAGGGAGCGCCTGGTGCACTGCAGCACGCCCCGGCCTTGGCGGCAGCAGCGCGGAGGGGACCAAACCCCTGCCCGGACCCCCATGCTGTGAGGGCTGGTCCCCACGGTGCGGGAAAGGCCTGAAGGgcagtggggctggagctgggctcaGCATCCCATGTTGGTGGTGACAGTGGTGAGGACTGGGGCGACACGGGGCATCCCCCGATGCGGGTGACAGCGTGGTGTCCCCAGCACTGGGGGCCAGGGtggacacccccccccaccccccccagcccagccaggcccTTTGTTTGGCTCCGGCAGCTTCGCCCCTCCGGCACATCCAGGGCCCATCGATCAGCCAGGGAACAAAAAAGTGCCGTTGATTTACGCGGTCCCCTTCCAGTCACCCCGTACGACAGCGAGAGGTGAAGGCGCATCAATCGCCACGGCCGGTCCACCCCgatggacagagggacggaTAGACAGACCGACTGCCTGTGCCCACCGCTCAgccgccggccccccccccaTGCCAGCCCTCCCCACGCAGGCAGCGCTGCACAGTCACGGCGCCCAGACGGCCGCGCACACGCGCGCTGGCTTGGCAGACAGTGCCTGCGACGCAGCCCACGCACACGGGTGGCATGGCGCCACGGCACGGCCCCCCCGTCCTCCCCCCAACACGCCTGGTGCAGCCGCAAGGCGCGGGCACAAAAGGCATCACCAGCACACGGCGTCCCCAGGGGCCACCTCCCCGCTCGGGGAATTGGGGCTCCTGGGGAGacgggggctgctccccagggatgCGGCAGCGGGCAAAGGGAACGTGGTGCCACAGGGCAGTGCCCACCCCGGCGTGATGGGCACAGCCCTCCCCGAGCACCCCGGGACCTCCAGCACCACCCTACAGGTGCCCCCGCACCCCCCGTCCCTATCGATGGCCACGCGATCCCTTTAATCCCCGCTAAAGCCCGTACCTTCCCGCTTTGCTAACAAGATCAATGAGGTTTCTAATTGGGTTTTAATTAAACCATCAATCTGCAACCAGTGACTCAATTACCAGCCTGGGCAGGAGCGGGTGGCCCCAGCCCTGTTGCACCCCGGGACAGCCCCCACACCCTGACGCCACGGCCCCTTCTCCCACGGGAACCCCGTGGGCCCTGGCTGAGCTGCCGGGGCTCGGTACCGCCCGGCGCGGTGACTCACGGGGCTCGGCATCTTCTGCCccgggcagcagctcctgccagcaccgcagccagcacccatgggtggctGGGGGCTCTGTGCCCCACAGGGACCACCACGGGGGGCACAGCCGTGGGGCGGGAGGTGGCGGAgtcccccagcctgccccggGATGCCGCAGCCGGTGGGGCTGGGTAATTAGTTGCTGAGGGGTGTAATCACCTTCCTCACCtccagccccgcagccgggcACGCCCCGTGGCAGGGTGGGGAACTGTCCCTCGTCGGGCACAACTGCCCCGCGTCCCGCAGCGCGTCCTGCCGGATGCCCCCGGGACCCGCCAGGGCGGGGGGATCCCTCCTGCCGCAGGCGACACCATCCCCAGCCCCGCAGGTGCCAGCGGATGCCACAGAGGGATCTGGCCAGGCACAGCCCCGTGTTGGggtccagcagctgcagagaacCGGGGAGTCCAGgcacccccaggcccccccggCGGGCACAGAGCAGGGATGCGTCTCCTCTCCCACGTGAGACGCTCCCCCGGGAGATGCTGCTCCACGCAAGGGCTCTCGAGAGCCCGCTCCAGCTCTCGCTGCCTGGAACACAGTCAGCCAGATAAAAGCCGCCTCGAAGGGGCGAGCGTGGCGGCAGCGCCAGCGGCTGGGGAGCTGCACACGATGCTCCCCGCACGCAGGTGGGCTCCGACCCGCCCGCCTCAGCCGGGCACCAGCACCCCGTGTACCCCCATCTCACAGCCACCCCGCTCTGCCCCCTCCACGGCACCGGGCACCCCGAGGCCTCAGGTACCAGCACCCTTGGTCCCTGCACCGGAGCCGGGGCGCAGCATGGCTCACCCCAACCCACTctggggggctcctgggggctgcagcagcatcgGGGGAGCTAGCAATGCCTGTGCCCCTGCACGGGAACAAACTGCTGTCCCCACCTCGGCATCCGAGACACCCAGAGGGAGGTGGCATCCCACGTGCACCAGCACGCCGGGGCCTGGCTCGGCTGGGGACACCCCTAGGAGCCCCCAGCcacacaccatggggcaccccagGGATGCAGCCCCCCTGAATACCAGCGCTGGGTGGGATGTGGCCACCTCGCACCTTTGCCCCGTGCCACCACATCTGTTCCCGGCAAGACTTgggagcagagggcagggacTGGACAAGGATCATCCCACGCCCCCGGGGCTCGCCGGCTGCCACCAGTGGAGATGGTGGGACAGACGGAAAGCACAGCCGGACCAACAGCCTGGCCGAGCAAGAGCAGGCACCTGCGCTGCCCCGAGCCTCAGCTCCCACCTTCGCGCCTCCCCCAGGCTTTGCCATCAGCACCCCAAACCCGCTGCAAAAGGGGTGTCCTGCCTGCTCGGTggccctccccggccccctGGCACCACCAGCCCTCCCCCACGGTGGCTGGAGAAACCCAGCCACGTGCCCAAGGGGGACGagccgccgccagcccccccgctccccaaGGCACCGCTGGGACCCCGGGTGCTGTGGGTGGGCTCCGCAGGGTGGCCCCCTCACCCCGTCCTCCCACCAAGGGGAGCCACAGGGGCGTCCGGTGCGGTAGATGCAATAAATGTCTGGGGTGCCTGGCGCAGCCCTCGAGGAGCAGCCCACAGCCGAGCCTGCCGGtgcccccccgcctccccggaGAGCCCCACGGGGCCGCGCAGGGCTTGTTTATTGCTCTGATTGCAGCGGGGTTGCTGGGATTTGCAGGCTGCGGCCCAGGGAGCCTAATTCCCCCCGTAATTTATCTAATCCAGACACTTTGCCGTGCAGCTATAATTGCGGCCGAGCTGCCGCACTGCCTAACAATAAATATCAGCACTCCGGAGTCCCTGGGACACGTCTCTGCCGCAGCCGCCCCCACCGCACCACCCGTGCCCTGAGCCGGACGCTCGCAGCCGCGCCAGAGACGCGTGCGCAGCGGGCACGGGCGTCTGGCTGCGACACCCCCAGCTTGGCATGGCGGGGGCACCGCCGGCGCCCCCTCCGCCCCGTCCCTCGGGAGGTGCCGGGGCAGCACCGGGTCACGGCGTACGGCTGCGGGCgatggggtggggagaggtggCCCCTCGGTCGCAGCGGGGCGAGGGTGGGGGCGTGGGAGTCTCCCACCCG carries:
- the EFNA3 gene encoding ephrin-A3, with product MVNAEGYRTCNTSQGFKRWECNRPHAPHSPIKFSEKFQRYSAFSLGYEFRAGQEYYYISTPTHNHRRACLKMKVFVCCASTSHSGEKLAPTLPQFTLRPEVKIEDLENFNPEMPKLEKSISGTSPKREHLPLAVAAALFLMTLLAS